One region of Camelina sativa cultivar DH55 chromosome 6, Cs, whole genome shotgun sequence genomic DNA includes:
- the LOC104780231 gene encoding brefeldin A-inhibited guanine nucleotide-exchange protein 5, with the protein MAAGGFLTRAFETMLKESGGKKYPDLQKAIQAYQDGSKVVTQAASSSIDESSQAEGGGEKTGGEADEQPKVQSAEVAEQASQSKSGTINISLANAGHTLGGAEVELVLKPLRLAFETKNLKIFDAALDCLHKLIAYDHLEGDPGLDGGKNSAPFTDILNMVCSCVDNSSPDSTVLQVLKVLLTAVASGKFKVHGEPLLGVIRVCYNIALNSKSPINQATSKAMLTQMISIVFRRMETDIVRNINFSMLHITVLQVLKVLLTAVASGKFKVHGEPLLGVIRVCYNIALNSKSPINQATSKAMLTQMISIVFRRMETDIVSASSTVRQEEHVSGDSSSPKNEEITAADENEKEMTLGDALTQAKDTTLASVEELHTLVGGADIKGLEAALDKAVHLEDGKKIKRGIELESMSIGQRDALLVFRTLCKMGMKEDSDEVTTKTRILSLELLQGMLEGVSHSFTKNFHFIDSVKAYLSYALLRASVSQSPVIFQYASGIFSVLLLRFRDSLKGEIGIFFPIIVLRSLDSSECPNDQKMGVLRMLEKVCKDPQMLVDVYVNYDCDLEAPNLFERMVTTLSKIAQGSQSADPNPAMASQTSSVKGSSLQCLVNVLKSLVDWEKLRRDAENSTRNANASAGEPIETKSREDVPSNFEKAKAHKSTMEAAISEFNRNSVKGVEYLIANKLVERNPASVAQFLRSTLSLSKVMIGDYLGQHEEFPLAVMHAFVDSMKFSEMKFHSAIREFLKGFRLPGEAQKIDRIMEKFAERYCADNPGLFNNADTAYVLAYAIIMLNTDAHNPMVWPKMSKSDFTRMNARNDPEDSAPTELLEEIYDSIVQEEIKLKDDDSSMKKFSSQRLGGEERGGLVSILNLGLPKRISAADAKSETEDIVRKTQEIFRKHGVKRGVFHTVEQVDIIRPMVEAVGWPLLAAFSVTMEVGDNKPRILLCMEGFKAGIHIAFVLGMDTMRYAFLTSLVRFTFLHAPKEMRSKNVEALRILLSLCDSEPDTLQDTWNAVLECVSRLEFIISTPGIAATVMHGSNQISRDGVVQSLKELAGRPAEQVFVNSVKLPSESVVEFFTALCGVSAEELKQSPARVFSLQKLVEISYYNIARIRMVWARIWYVLAEHFVAAGSHHDEKIAMYAIDSLRQLGMKYLERAELTNFTFQNDILKPFVIIMRNTQSQTIRSLIVGCIVQMIKSKVGSIKSGWRSVFMIFTAAADDEVESIVEKSFENVEQVILEHFDQVIGDCFMDCVNCLIRFANNKASDRISLKAIALLRICEDRLAEGLIPGGVVKPVDTNEDETIDVTEHYWFPMLAGLSDLTSDFRPEVRNCALEVLFDLLNERGKKFSTRFWESIFRQILFPIFNQVSHAGKESLISSGDVKFRETSIHSLQLLCNLFNTFYKEVCFMLPPLLNLLLDCAKKSDQTVVSISLGALVHLIEVGGHQFSEGDWDMLLKSIRDASYTTQPLELLNALSFDNPKKNLVLTGEIEADASESPRGDPNPDDIKDNGKVSAQASPRIGTHGASLESGIQSKSDGSEGRPSSSGRAQKDGDDVNLQRSQTFGQRFMDNLFLRNLTSQPKSSTAEVSAVPSSPYKHEDPIEPDSREEESPALGTIRGKCITQILLLGAINSIQQKYWSNLKTPQKIAIMDILFSFIDFAASYNSYSNLRTRMNHIPAERPPLNLLRQELEGTTIYLDVLQKTTSGLADDASNTEDRLEGAAEEKLVSFCEQVLKETSELQSTLGETTNMDVHRVLELRSPVIVKVLEGMCFMNNTIFRKHMREFYPLLTRLVCCEQMDIRGALANLFKAQLKPLLQQ; encoded by the exons ATGGCGGCTGGTGGATTTTTGACTCGAGCATTCGAGACGATGCTCAAGGAGTCTGGGGGAAAGAAGTATCCTGATCTCCAGAAAGCTATCCAAGCTTATCAAG ATGGTTCCAAGGTTGTTACGCAGGCTGCATCCTCGAGCATAGATGAGAG TTCACAAGCTGAAGGTGGAGGTGAAAAAACTGGAGGAGAAGCAGATGAACAGCCAAAAGTCCAAAGTGCTGAAGTAGCCGAGCAGGCTAGCCAGTCAAAAAGCGGGACTATAAACATTTCATTAGCAAATGCTGGACACACATTAGGGGGTGCGGAAGTGGAGCTTGTTCTAAAACCTCTACGCCTTGCATTTGAGACAAAgaacttaaaaatatttgatgctGCTTTGGATTGTCTTCAT AAACTCATTGCCTATGATCATTTGGAGGGGGATCCGGGTTTGGATGGTGGAAAAAATTCTGCACCTTTCACCGATATTCTGAACATGGTTTGCAGCTGTGTCGATAATTCATCACCAGACAG CACTGTACTCCAAGTGCTGAAGGTTCTTCTTACAGCTGTTGCTTCAGGAAAGTTCAAAG TGCATGGGGAACCGTTGCTGGGTGTTATTCGAGTTTGCTATAACATTGCTCTAAACAG CAAGAGCCCAATAAACCAGGCAACTTCTAAAGCAATGTTGACTCAGATGATAAGCATTGTATTCAGGAGAATGGAGACTGATATTGTAAGGAATATTAATTTCTCAATGCTGCATAT CACTGTACTCCAAGTGCTGAAGGTTCTTCTTACAGCTGTTGCTTCAGGAAAGTTCAAAG TGCATGGGGAACCGTTGCTGGGTGTTATTCGAGTTTGCTATAACATTGCTCTAAACAG CAAGAGCCCAATAAACCAGGCAACTTCTAAAGCAATGTTGACTCAGATGATAAGCATTGTATTCAGGAGAATGGAGACTGATATT GTTTCCGCATCTTCCACAGTGCGTCAGGAAGAACATGTTTCGGGCGACAGTTCAAGCcctaaaaatgaagaaattacTGCAGCtgatgaaaatgagaaagaaatgaCCTTAGGAGATGCACTCACTCAGGCGAAAGACACAACTCTTGCTTCTGTTGAAGAGCTGCATACCCTTGTGGGCGGTGCTGATATTAAG GGTTTAGAAGCCGCCCTTGACAAAGCTGTGCATCTTGAAGATGGCAAGAAGATAAAACG GGGCATCGAGCTGGAGAGCATGAGTATTGGACAGCGTGATGCATTGCTAGTATTCCGTACCCTTTGCAAG ATGGGCATGAAAGAAGATAGTGATGAAGTCACAACCAAGACCCGTATATTGTCTCTTGAGCTTCTTCAG GGTATGCTAGAAGGAGTTAGTCATTCGTTTACAAAGAATTTTCACTTTATTGATTCGGTGAAAGCCTACCTCTCATATGCATTGTTACGGGCATCAGTATCTCAGTCTCCTGTCATATTTCAG TATGCATCTGGTATCTTCTCCGTGCTTTTGCTGCGGTTCAGAGATAGTTTAAAA GGTGAAATTGGTATATTTTTCCCCATCATCGTCTTAAGATCATTAGACAGCTCCGAGTGTCCCAATGACCAAAAGATGGGTGTTCTTAG AATGCTTGAGAAAGTCTGTAAAGATCCTCAGATGCTTGTTGATGTGTATGTAAACTATGATTGTGATCTAGAGGCCCCGAACTTGTTTGAGCGCATG gTAACAACACTGTCTAAAATTGCTCAAGGGTCTCAGAGTGCTGATCCAAATCCTGCCATGGCTTCACAGACATCTTCAGTTAAAGGTTCATCACTTCAG TGCCTGGTCAACGTACTTAAGTCACTAGTTGATTGGGAGAAACTAAGGAGAGATGCAGAAAATAGTACAAGAAATGCAAACGCTTCTGCTGGAGAGCCAATTGAAACTAAAAGTAGGGAAGATGTCCCAAGCAACTTTGAGAAGGCTAAAGCTCATAAGTCCACAATGGAGGCTGCCATCTCCGAG TTCAACAGGAACTCAGTGAAGGGTGTAGAATATTTAATAGCAAACAAGTTGGTTGAAAGGAATCCTGCTTCAGTTGCACAGTTTCTGAGAAGTACTTTGAGTCTGAGCAAG GTTATGATTGGCGATTACCTGGGCCAACACGAGGAGTTTCCTCTTGCTGTCATGCACGCATTTGTTGATTCAATGAAATTTTCAGAAATGAAGTTTCATTCAGCTATTCGTGAATTTCTCAAAGGTTTTAGACTTCCAGGAGAAGCTCAAAAAATTGATCGCATTATGGAAAAATTCGCAGAGAG ATATTGCGCAGACAATCCGGGTCTTTTCAATAACGCAGATACTGCCTATGTTCTAGCCTATGCAATTATCATGTTGAATACAGATGCACATAATCCAATGGTTTGGCCGAAAATGTCAAAATCAGATTTCACACGTATGAATGCTAGGAATGATCCTGAAGATTCTGCTCCAACTGAACTTCTGGAAGAGATCTATGATTCTATTGTACAAGaagaaattaaactaaaagATGATGACAGCAGCATGAAGAAGTTCAGCAGTCAAAGGctaggaggagaagaaagaggtgGTCTTGTCAGCATTCTTAATCTGGGTTTGCCAAAAAGAATATCAGCAGCTGATGCTAAGTCTGAGACTGAGGATATTGTTAGGAAAACACAGGAAATTTTCCGGAAGCATGGGGTGAAGAGAGGAGTCTTTCACACTGTAGAGCAAGTTGACATTATAAGGCCCATGGTGGAAGCTGTTGGATGGCCTTTGCTTGCTGCTTTCTCCGTTACAATGGAAGTAGGTGATAACAAACCAAGGATTCTTCTCTGCATGGAGGGATTTAAAGCTGGCATACATATTGCTTTTGTTCTTGGAATGGATACAATGCGATATGCCTTTCTAACATCGCTTGTCAG GTTCACTTTCTTGCATGCTCCAAAAGAAATGCGGAGCAAAAATGTTGAAGCACTTAGGATATTACTGTCTTTGTGTGACTCAGAACCTGATACCCTTCAAGATACTTGGAATGCAGTTTTAGAATGTGTTTCTCGGCTAGAATTCATTATTTCTACTCCTGGAATTGCTGCAACAGTAATGCATGGATCAAACCAGATATCCAGGGATGGGGTTGTTCAATCATTGAAGGAATTAGCCGGGAGACCAGCTGAACAAGTTTTTGTAAACAGTGTGAAGCTGCCCAGTGAATCTGTTGTGGAATTCTTTACTGCTCTATGTGGTGTTTCAGCTGAAGAACTGAAACAGTCTCCTGCCCGTGTTTTCAGCTTGCAGAAGCTTGTTGAGATCAGTTATTACAATATAGCTCGTATTCGAATG GTCTGGGCAAGAATATGGTATGTCCTTGCTGAACATTTCGTAGCTGCTGGTAGCCATCATGATGAAAAGATTGCAATGTATGCCATAGATTCTCTGAGGCAACTGGGGATGAAATATTTGGAACGTGCTGAGCTCACCAATTTCACTTTTCAAAATGATATTCTCAAACCGTTCGTTATCATCATGCGGAATACTCAAAGTCAGACCATAAGGAGCCTAATTGTTGGCTGCATCGTTCAG atgataaaatCTAAAGTTGGAAGTATAAAATCGGGATGGAGGAGTGTTTTTATGATATTCACAGCAGCTGCAGATGACGAAGTTGAATCGATAGTTGAGAAATCATTTGAGAATGTTGAGCAAG TTATTCTTGAACACTTTGATCAAGTGATCGGAGACTGCTTCATGGATTGCGTCAACTGTCTCATCAGGTTTGCCAATAACAAAGCTTCAGACCGTATAAGCCTGAAAGCTATTGCCCTTCTCAGAATATGTGAGGATCGGCTTGCAGAG GGACTTATACCTGGTGGTGTTGTCAAGCCCGTTGATACCAATGAGGATGAAACTATTGATGTGACAGAGCATTACTGGTTTCCGATGCTTGCCGGTTTATCCGATCTCACATCTGATTTTAGGCCCGAAGTTAGAAACTGTGCTCTGGAagtgttgtttgatttgctgAATGAAAGGGGAAAGAAGTTTTCGACACGTTTCTGGGAGAGTATCTTCCGTCAAATCTTGTTTCCAATTTTTAATCAAGTGAGTCATGCTGGAAAGGAAAGCTTAATATCTTCTGGGGATGTAAAATTTCGTGAAACAAGCATTCATTCCCTTCAGCTCCTCTGCAATCTCTTCAATACGTTCTACAAG GAAGTTTGTTTTATGCTGCCTCCACTTTTAAATTTGCTCCTAGACTGTGCGAAGAAATCAGATCAGACAGTTGTCTCAATTTCTTTAGGAGCATTGGTTCACCTGATAGAGGTTGGAGGCCACCAATTTAGTGAGGGCGACTGGGATATGCTCTTAAAAAGCATTAG AGATGCATCATACACAACTCAACCGCTGGAGCTGTTGAATGCTTTGAGTTTTGACAATCCGAAAAAGAACTTAGTTCTGACAGGAGAAATAGAGGCCGATGCCTCTGAGTCTCCAAGAGGTGATCCTAATCCGGATGATATTAAAGATAATGGGAAAGTTTCTGCTCAGGCATCTCCAAGGATTGGTACTCATGGTGCTTCCCTAGAATCTGGGATACAGTCTAAGTCTGATGGTTCTGAAG GTCGACCATCCTCATCTGGAAGGGCTCAAAAGGATGGGGATGATGTGAATCTGCAGCGGAGTCAGACTTTTGGTCAAAGATTCATGGACAATCTCTTTCTTAGGAATCTCACATCTCAACCAAAAAGCTCTACTGCAGAAGTGTCTGCTGTACCCTCTTCTCCATACAAG CATGAGGATCCTATAGAGCCTGAcagcagagaagaagagagcccAGCTCTGGGAACTATTAGAGGCAAATGCATCACACAAATACTATTACTCGGAGCGATCAACAGTATCCAG CAAAAATACTGGAGTAATTTGAAAACACCACAGAAGATTGCGATTATGGACATCTTATTCTCTTTCATAGATTTTGCTGCTTCCTACAATTCATATTCTAATCTTAGAACACGTATGAATCACATTCCCGCGGAGAG GCCACCTTTAAACCTTCTCCGGCAAGAGCTGGAAGGAACCACCATATATTTGGACGTCTTGCAAAAGACAACTTCTGGGCTTGCAGATGATGCATCTAACACGGAAGATAGACTAGAAGGTGCAGCGGAAGAAAAATTGGTATCGTTTTGTGAACAGGTGCTGAAAGAAACATCTGAGCTGCAGTCCACTTTGGGGGAGACTACAAACATGGATGTTCATCGGGTACTGGAGCTGCGTTCTCCCGTCATTGTGAAG gttttggaagGCATGTGCTTTATGAACAACACGATATTCAGGAAGCACATGAGAGAGTTCTACCCTCTGCTGACGAGACTTGTCTGCTGCGAACAG ATGGACATACGAGGTGCACTAGCCAACCTTTTCAAAGCACAATTGAAGCCACTTTTGCAACAGTAA